TCTTCATGTCTATTCAAATTAAAGCAATCTCATAAATATAACAAGACATTACTAATATAtctatattataaaaaatatatgtaaaatatgctgagagatatcttataatagaagagaatcatctgtaaaataaatgttattctaaaatactaaacaccacgAATACAAATCCATGAAATTCCTGCATGCAAAAAGCCGCGAATCTAGCTTGAGACAAGtggcaagggttctattttatttggagtaataaaataacacctccacaaaagctgaaacatgacatatttcatgcatttacctgtcatttgcatgtcaaattgtttcaaaaatggatttttgctTACAAACATTTTGATGCcattgtagatgcctcttgacataattaaatattaacaattaactataattaataaaattgttaTAATATAATTATTCTTTATAACAAAAGATTTGACACTTGTATGACTAGTAtgcctatatttaaaaaatatatgtaaaatatgtcgagagatatcttataatagaagagaatcatctatAAAATAAACGTTCTTCTAGAATACTAAACACCAATAATACAAATCCATTCAAGTCTTGCATGCAAAAAGTTGCGAATCTAGCTGGAGGCAAGgggtgagggttctattttatttggagtaataaaataacacctccacaaaagctgaaacatgtcATATTTCATGCATTCACCTATCATTTGCAtgccaaattgtttcaaaaatagatttttgcTTATGGAcactttgatgtcattgtagatgcctctcgacataataaaCTAGtatatctattttttaaaaatatagtaAATTATGCTGAAAGATATCTTCTAATAGAAGGAAATTTGACGATTGCAACAATATTAGTAGTATAgaagagtttcaaaaatatggataataatagagttgcttaagtatgtaccatCATTATCTAAGATGACAACATGAACCTGAATTTAGGATCGTCAAATACTCATAATGCCACTTGATTTTATTAATTGTTTGcttttaaatattatggcactcttccactatcatttgaatgtaatagtttcatatagttggagacaagtggcgagggttctattttatttagagtaataaaataacatctccacaaaaaccaaaagatgacatatttcatgcatttacccatcatttgcatgccaaattgtttcaaaattgattttttgtttacaaacattttgatttcattgtagATGCCTTCTCggcataataataaaaaatataacatagcattTGTGGAAACATGGACACATAGACAGTAACACACAAAGTTGAATTTTCCAAACCCATCAAGAGTTATATTTATGAATAAATGAAATAAAACTTTTTAATATAAAAAGGAAAGTATCAATAAATTAAATGGAAAAAATATTACAaattaaaatattcatataagtgatACTTTGATAAAAATATATCAAGTTTTTTTATATAAACGAGGATACATTAAATATAGGGGTTGATATGTATATTCATATGTGTATGTATAGCATATTTGATTATATAAAGATAGAAATGTTgagatataatatattttttaattaataatttatttacatttaaaatgattaattttttatggaagtatttttttttatcaataaaagtgGTTCTATGAGACCACActcgtatatatatgtgtgtgtgtgtgtgtatgtgtgtgcgtctatatatatatatatatacatttcaaAAACATTTACATATTTATCTAATAGAACATGAAAACCTTCACTCTAGGTTTGTAGAGTAAGTTTTCTAACAAAATTTGGACTTCAGACAACATAACCCACACTACATAATAGATCTATTTAATTAGCTATTTTACTAGATATCTATCGGGCCATTATATAATAAAATGCCCATTTATCCATTAACAAAGCTATTTGCACAAAATGGGGGAGCAAGCATACATAATACTCGAAGCAATATGAAGGTCTCAAATAATCTTCAAAGTGTCATCTTCATCCAAGTCGGTGCCTCAAGCAAAGGTTTAATTTGCATCTCCAAAGTGGGTGACCCCCACAATTGTCTTTAAGAAGTTGATGCTCATCTTCACCTTAAGTGTTAGGAATTACCGTTTGCTCTAGATGCATGGATTATGAATGGGATCCACAATCCATTGTGAACATTAGTGAGAGAAGGCCAAATTATATCACACAGATGCAAGCCTAGACTAGGCATTGCTCCATCTATATAGCTCCTCACATCCCCACATCATTTCACCTTTAGTAGCTTGCCCAGTAATTTCTCCACACATTCCTTATCCTCCTCACAATCAAGTGGTGCAATAAGAAACATGGAAGCAACACCAGAATTAATATAATAACTATAAGAAGTACTTACATATTGATCTCCCAACACCATTTCAATGACATGTAGCACTATTGAAGACCCTATCTTGAAAACCCCCTTTAGCCTCGCGTTAGTGATTTCTCCTATGAACACCATTTGATGTGTCTTTGCAAAGAGACAAATAAAAGTATCCATTCTTGTGATACATAGAACAACGATAAACAAGACAATGCTATAGGAACTTGAAAGAAGGTATAAATAATTGCTCAAAATGTTTGTAGAAATCACATTACCATTTCTAACAATTAAATcaaatgttttatgattttatagtTAATATTTATGATGTCATTGTACACCTAGTGATTGCGAGCAGTAATCAACACCAATACatgttatataaaaaaaaatcattactttgcATGTTGATAGCCTAGTTCACATGCTGATCGACCACTTCATTGGTCTCGCGATACTCATGATAGATTTTATAATCTTTAAAGAGGGTTAAATTCTCTTTGATTGGTGATAATAACTTGTTTAATTTCTAGTTTAGAGCTGTTTGGAATTCCACTTCATAAACGTTTTTGTTACAATCGCAAGTATATTGCCTTCTTGATCTATAGTTACACCATCTAAATTTACTTTAATCCAATTTCTTTTGGTGGAACTCAAAGAACATCATACTTAAATTTGAACATTTAGATTAACCCAAAAACCTTATGAATGAAACttttatgaaaatattttatttaaataaatttagttagataaaaataattattaaatttaaaagtttaaaataaaaGATTATCCTATCAATAATTATTAGCTATCACCTAATAATATTGTACATGATTATctataaaataatttttatattttaaaataaattaaaaatatagtcAACAATTGATTCATCCTCACCATTTAATCAAACCTTACAGATGCATTAATAAACCTGTAACTAAAAATTAATCAGAATGACCAAATAGCTGGGATTGCTAATTTTTCACATTTTAATGTGGAGTAAATCCTCTCTGACATACCTAGTTGCCTGCAGACACGAGCTGAAAATTCATTGACATGAAATACAAGTGAAAAATTTAACAGGTAGAATTTATTCCTTACTCTTAAAATTTCTTATTACGTTGCACTGTATCACCCCATATATATTTTGGGTTTTCAATTTTTGATCTCAAactatttctttttattttgttgttgaCAAGGCTTGATTCTGGTTCGAAATCTTATTACAGCGCGCTTGGTAATGCAGTTGAGTGGTTGAGGGTTtggaaaactagggtttttaagcGATGAGGATTTTTCTACGTATGCCCACGGGCAAAACCGTGGCCCTGGGGCTTTCTGGAGATTTGCCTACGGTAGCAACACTGAAGCAAGCAATCGAAGCAGAACATGGAATACCTTTATGCGCCCAGAGGCTCGTCTACTCTACGAAAAGCCTGTGGGACTCGGGCTCGAATCTCGTAGACTATGGGGTGAGGAACGATTCGACAGTAACCATGGTTGTTCCTCTAAGCGGAGGCATGCAGGCGCCTGTCCAGCCGCGGCCCAGGCTGGAGTTTCTTAATACGAAGCCCCCTGCGAATTACGTGGCTGGTCTAGGGCGAGGAGCCACGGGTTTCACTACAAGGTCTGATATTGGGCCAGCTAGGGCAGCCCCTGATTTGCCTGATAGGTCTGCCACTACAATTGGTGGTGCCGCGGCATCCCAGGGGGCTGGCAGAGGGCGCGGCAAGGGCTCTTCTGGTGCCGAGGAGGACGAAGAAGGCGATGATGAGAAGGGCTACGATGAAAACCAGAAGTTTGATGAATTTGAGGGTAACGATGTGGGCCTTTTTGCGTCTGGGGAATACGATGAAGATGATAAGGAGGCCGATGCTGTGTGGGAGAGTATTGATAAGAGAATGGATTCTCGTCGCAAGGATCGCAGGGAAGCGAGGCTTAAGCAGGAGATTGAGAAGTACAGGGCTTCCAATCCTAAGATTACAGAGCAATTTGCGGATTTGAAGAGGAAATTGTATACTCTGTCCAGCGAAGAGTGGGATAGTATACCGGAAATTGGGGATTATTCGCTAAGGAATAAGAAGAAGAGGTTTGAGAGTTTTGTGCCTGTGCCGGATACCTTGCTTGAGAAGGCGCGGCAGGAGCAGGAGCATGTCACTGCACTGGACCCCAAGAGTAGAGCCGCTGGTGGAACTGAGACGCCATGGTCGCAGACACCTGTGACTGATCTGACGGCTGTCGGACAGGGAAGGGAAACTGTGCTCAGTCTTAAGCTTGATAGGTTGTCTGATTCGGTCTCTGGTTTGACTGTTGTggatccaaaagggtatttgactGATTTGAAAAGTATGAAGATAACCAGCGATGCAGAGATTTCGGATATCAAGAAGGCTAGGTTGCTGCTGAAGTCAGTGACACAGACCAATCCAAAGCATCCACCAGGTTGGATTGCGGCTGCAAGGCTGGAGGAGGTTGCGGGCAAGATTCAGGCTGCAAGGTATGCCGAATTTTCGATACCTAGCTTGCTATTGTGTTGGTTGTCTTTTTAATGTTTCTTTTTTATTGGATTGCTTGTGTTTGCTTTCAGTATGCATGACATACTTTTGATACCCAGTTTTCTGTtgtgttgattgtctattttatgttgttttattgcattttctttcaGCATGCATGAAGCTGGGTATGCTATAATACGGCAATTCTCTAATTTTTAAAAGAATTGAGTGGTTTGTCTCTCTCAGCTGTTGCAATAAGATCTTTCCTCAAATGAAGCTTTTTAAAACTTATACTCTACATGATGGAAAAGTAATCTATAAAATAGTTGTGTATATTTTCTTAAATGTCATTTGCCACTTAGGAGTAAATAATGAACAGAATGAATTTTCGTTTTCTCTTATATTCAAGATGATCCAACCTACTTACCAGATTGCAATAGCTGTTGTACAACCAGGGATAAGATCGTTGTTTTTATCTAAATTTGGATGGTACTTCATTATCAAAGATTGGATTGTTTGTTACGTGTAGCCATCATAAATTATGTGGCATCAGTTTTGTTGCACTTTAGTTTACCACGACTATCTCATTTTCTAGTGATTATTAGTGAAAGACTTCTGAAGACTTCTGATTTACTAAGTATCATATGATTTTACCTATTATTCAGTTTGTCTTTGGATGGTATTGTTGCTCTGactaatttcaatttttttcattatGACAGGCAGTTGATACAGAAGGGCTGCGAGGAGTGCCCAAAGAATGAAGATGTCTGGGTAGAAGCCTGCCGATTGGCCAGCCCAGACGAGGCCAAGGCTGTTATTGCACAGGGTGTGAAGGCAAATCCGACTTCTGTGAAACTGTGGATGCAAGCAGCAAGGCTGGAACAAGATGATTCAAAGAAGAGTAGGGTGCTGAGGAAGGGGCTAGAACATATTCCAGATTCTGTGAGGCTTTGGAAGGCTGTGGTGGAGCTAGCCAACGAGGAGGATGCAAGGATTTTGCTACACAGGGCTGTAGAGTGCTGCCCATTGCACGTAGAGCTCTGGCTTGCTCTAGCGAGGCTTGAGACATATGATCAGGCAAGGAAGGTTCTTAACAAGGCTAGGGAGAAGCTTTCCAAGGAACCCTCAATTTGGATAACAGCTGCCAAGCTTGAGGAGGCCCATGGAAATACTAATATGGTTGGCAAAATTATCGAGAGGGCTATAAAAAATTTGCAAAAGGAAGGTGTTGTGATTGATAGGGAAGCTTGGATGAAGGAAGCGGAGGCTGCAGAGCGAGCAGGGTCTGTTGTGACTTGCCAGGCAATTATTCGGAATACAATTGCTATTGGAGTTGAGGAGGAGGATAGGAAGAGAACATGGGTTGCAGATGCTGAGGAATGCAAGAAAAGGGGTTCAATTGAAACTGCTCGTGCAATTTATAATCATGCTCTTTCAGTCTTTCTTGCAAAGAAGGGTGTATGGCTCAAGGCTGCTCAGCTAGAAAAGAGCCATGGAACTAGAGAATCTTTAGATGCTTTATTGAGGAAAGCTGTGACCTACTGCCCACGAGCAGAGGTGCTATGGCTAATGGGTGCCAAAGAAAAATGGCTTGCAGGAGATGTTCCTGCAGCACGTGCAATCTTGCAGGAGGCCTATGCTGCAATACCCAATTCCGAGGAGATTTGGCTTGCTGCATTCAAGTTGGAGTTTGAAAATCATGAGCCTGAAAGGGCTAGAATGCTTCTCGCTAAGGCTCGTGAGAGAGACTGCACAGAAAGAGTCTGGATGAAGTCGGCAATTGTAGAAAGAGAGTTGGGAAAAACTGCAGAAGAGAGATCACTTCTTGAGGAAGGTCTTAAAAGATATCCTTCGTTCTTTAAATTATGGCTTATGCTTGGACAGCTTGAGGAACGCCTTGGAAACTTGGAAGCTGCACGAGAGGTTTACGATCAAGGCATCAAGAACTGTCAAGGGTGTGTACCGCTATGGCTTTCTGCTGCTAAATTGGAAGAAATAATGGGTGGTTTAAGCAAGGCGAGGGCTATTCTGACTATTGCCAGGAAGAAGAACAATCAAAATCCAGATCTTTGGCTTGCTGCTATCAGGTCTGAGTCAAGACATGGAAACAAGAAAGAGAGTGAAAGTCTTATGGCCAAGGCATTGCAGGCATGTCCAACTAGTGGCAAATTGTGGGCAGCAGCAATTGAGATGGCTCCAAGACCACAGAGGAAGACAAAAAGTATGGATGCAATCAAGAGGTGTGATCATGATCCCTATGTTATTGCAGCTGTTGCCAAGCTATTTTGGCATGACAGGAAGGTAGAAAAGGCGAGGAATTGGTTCAACAGGTCTGTTACTCTTGCTCCAGACAATGGGGATTTCTGGGTTCAGTATTACAAGTTTGAATTGCAACATGGAACTGAGGAGGAACAACAAAATGTATTGAAAAGATGCATCGCAGCAGAACCAAAGCACGGAGAACGATGGACATCTGTATCAAAAgcagtggagaattcacatcagccTGTAGAATCTATTTTGAAGAAAGTAGTGGTTGCTATAGGCAAGGAAGAAGGTGTTGTAGGTGTATGATAACATTCACAAGGACAAGCTGGTTGTGAAAATACAAAATATCAAAGGGGCAGCTTTTTTTATGGCTGTTGTCTATGACTCAGATTTACTATGTCACATAAATTTGGAGAAATCAAGAATCTCCATAGGATATCAGGAAGGTGATTTCATATTTGCTACTGTAATTACTGTTAGTGTTTTTAATCTACATTTTCAGAACTGCCTTTTGTGGAAAAGGTAGCAAATTTTGGTGACTTGATTTGGATTTAGAAATTTATAACTGCCTTTCAGCTGTAATTCAAAGAAGTTTTGGAATTATTTATGACAATATTGATTATTCTGATCTGTAGAGGTGTGCACATGAATTTTCAGTTTTGTAAATATATCAACATTCAATGCATTTAAGTCATTATCTCATTAATTAAAAAGCAATGTGAAATTTATGAGAAGGAAGGCGTTCATCAACATTGTTGCATTTTATTCTAGGCACCAAAAAAATTACTATATAATTAGAGGGAGTCCACTATTTTGATGGGAAAGAATGGTTTTGTTGTCAACAAATGGAAGAATTTTATATTACTGGTCTAGGTGTCACTTATTCAATCTCATGATCTtctctttcttatttttcttttcattttgtagTTGTAATTTGTAGCCTTTTGGCATTTTGTAGTagtttttataaaatataaatgcATATTAACAATGAAAGCAATGGCATTTTGTTAATTTGTGCTAGATTCTCATGTGAATCCACAATTCAGTTTTAGTCTTATGTAGTATGGTTCTTTAATGTATATGATGAATGCCTTGTATATATGTATAATCAAAATTTCCTATTTTTCAATTGCCATTCCCTAAAAAATGGCCTCCAATCCCAGCTGTCCTGGAAATGCATTTCCCCATCCGCTGCTGTCTGCATCCTGGGAACTCCGTGGAACATAGTTATTACCCATCTATCTCATTTGTTCAATTTATCTGTTCAAAATTTAATATATTCCTTAGTGAAGCTTTTCTCTTTCCTGGGATTTTATGTGTTTAGGCATTTGAAAATCTATGTATAATCTGAGATAATCTGTATCTAGTCTCATCTTTTTTTGTGGGTGCAGGGTTCAATGTCTAGAAAGTATAATACAAGAGCATACAATCATCAGTATGTGTTTTGGGTGTGGAAAGCTATCTCCAGGTCATCTTGTTCTCTCAAAGAGGAGCATTCTGTTCAGCATATTTAAAATCATAGCAAGGGATTAAGGTGATTAAAATTTGCAATGGCTTTAAATATCATATCTATTTTGATTGTATAAGTTCTCATGATATCTAATAAGTTTCAATTCCGGGAGGATACATGGTATATAAATCTGTGAACTACGTAGAATTACAGGTAACCGTGGATAGTAGTGCAGAGTCAAGTCCTTGCAATCTGTAGCTATAATAACAATACAAATTTAGTAAACACCAGctatagatgacatgatcaataaATCTTAGCTCCTAGTAACTTTGTTTCTAGCATTTTCTAATGTTTGCAGCTACTCTGCAAGAACTGTTAATTCTAACAGAAAGTGAACAATAAGTAAAGTCTTTAGTAATAGGAGATGGTACTATCTTTAGTACTAGGGAGATTGAAATACTAATTTGAAAACAATTATGTCCATCCCTGGATATAATGGAGCAATTCATTATAATGGAGGGATACTATCATACAAAAATCCATATTTTTAATTCACAACCATCTCTGTGCATGGCATGTAAAAGGTGGTACTATTCCTGAAAGTTGTTTTCTGTGTCATCTATAATGCTGGTTTTTTTTAATCTATTGAATAAAAACATGCATGCTATATGATATGAACTGAGCATGTGTGGAAATGGATATGAACTGAGCATGTGTGGAAATATCCAATAATGTTGTTAAGCAGTGTTTTGGAAATATCTCTCTTGGTATTTAATCTTTGTGTTACTGCTTTGTCTATTCGAGTTTGGTAAGCCATCAAATTAGAGTACCAATTGGGATACTTGTATTGCCCTCTTGGACTTCAATTTAGGACTGCCTTTAAGGGTTGCTTCGATTTTGTTGCAGTTTACTTTTTGGAGTACCTAATGGAGAATATTGCAAGTCTATACTCTATAACCAATGCATACAACACCTTAAACAAAATAAAGATTCTTGGAACAAAAAGAGAATTAGCTGATGAATGGGCACAGGCAGTTGCTTTATTTGGGCGGTTATGAAGAAGGGGAGAAGGGAAGCAACAAATCAAATTTAATGAGGAGATGGATCATGTTTATCCTCTTCTGGATGATGAATCACAGAATGTGGTCtgaaattttgatgcaaaaaagCCATATACAGATTTTTAACTATTCGTTACATAGACTATGGAAATATCATGTCTTTAATCAGTCACACTTTTCAATCTTTTAAAGGAGATGATTATCTAGTGTTGATCATTTTTACTGAAtattaaggattttttttttttttttgtcatataTTTCTGTAAATTTTTAAGCTAGCTGCCACTGGAATTAAATGCTCAGACTGGAGCTTCAACAGAGTTATCAGATCCTTCCCTTCCCCTGTTTGGATACATGTATCTTCTTATCGGATACTGGATACAATACTCTTGAATACGGAATGAATACTCTATCCATATGTATATAAATGTGTTATTTGATACTTTCCTTTGCAGGTTTGGATACATGATATCTGCCCATTGGACACCGGCTATGAATACAATAAATAGTGTTGGATATGACATTAATAGTGTATCCAATGTATCTATGTTTGGCCCGTATCTAGTACATCTGGATATGGCACCACATCGTCTAGCGTGCTATATCTAGTCTAGAGCtcacaaaaaaaattcaagatttgaaaaaaaaaatctgacATAAAAAAGATGTTCATAATTGTTTTGGATATGGCACCACATTATCCAGTGCCATATCTAGTTCAATGTTCATGAAAAagcattcaagatttgaaaaaaaaaagtcgAATGTAAAAAATTCGTTCACTACATTTGTGAGTGCCTGTGTTAATTCGTGCACACACACATTTTCAAATAGGTAGACACACACGTTAATTTGGAATGTGTCATGGAGCTAATCTAGTGAGTTAATGTGCTTTATTTGAGCTTCTGGGTTTTGTCGATAGAGGCACAAGCATCTGCACAGTTAAACAAAGAATAATGGCTTGTTCTATGATAATAAATTGGGTTATTGGATTATTGGGTATATAGCCTCCTGTTCCCATATGGATACAGTTTGAGTCGATCTAACATTGGTATGTGCATGGTTATGCCCAAGGTACCAATCGAGCACCTTATGTTCTGTATTGGAACTTGTAGAAGGACCCACAAGGAACTTTGAATGCTTGAACCTATGGGTACTTGCAACCCTTGGGTCCCTAAAGTCAGcaaaaaagcattaaaaaaaaattccttaaaGCATTTGGTTGCCCCAAAGAATCCATTGAAATGATGGGCCTTGAAAATGTTGCCCAAGTGATAATAGACAATGCTATAAATTGTAGAGTAGTTGGTTTTATGTTTGCATAAGTGATAATAGACATATGTGTGCATTTTTTTGGACACCACGTGTAGTCCACTCACTCAATTTGATTTCGCAAAAGTTTGGTGCAGAAGTTGAGCGAGTCAAAGAAATCTACACAGTCTGAACAGATTCATATGTTGTGACTAATTATTATATGCCACAATTCATCTTCAAGGCCTTCTCCAAGTTGGAATTGTTGAATGtaatctaaatttttatttttaattggtGATATGTGACATATTTTTTTACACCATGTTAGATTGCCAAAACTTGATTTGAATCTCACACCATCGTCTTAAGATGATTTGTGAAGGTGTGAGGCATTCAATGTTCTTTTGTGAAGGATTTTTTTGTCATACTGTCATACTTGTACCCATGCCTGCACCTGCACCCATACTAGAACTGATAACTTAGATAATAAAGGATGACGTTGACTGCTATAGGATTTGTATAATATGAACAATCATAGTCTACAATAGCGCTGATAAatcaaaattagaagaaatagatgacCTCTGTAACTTGTTATATATAGATataatatatacacacacacacatttatgcaCACACATGCATTTATATGTACAGACATAATATAACAAGATAAATTTTATAAACCaagttacaaaaaaaataaaatataaaaacaaaaaatttaaactaATGTTTTATATATCCTTTAAttggataaataatgaaatatatttatattttttatatttgttgtGTTTAGTCATATTTGGAGGACATCCTGAGAATTTGCCATGTTTGTATCTGGAACTCCCTACAAGAAAATGACATATGTGGCAataattttaagttttttttgaAGCCCTATGGAGCTTTTTTTTCACAAATCGTTCTGGGGTGTGATTGATTTTTTCAGTTACATTATCCTATGTAGTAGCTAACGTTTTTCAAAAATGTATTGGCCAGAGTCTGTAAGTGACAACAATTGAATATAAACTTTGTTTTAATATTAGAGAGAtgagatttccacagtccatgctATATTCAAATATGCTTCTGGATTCATTTGTGTAGAAGTTTTTGcttcaacgtttcgaatcacactctgtgattcatcatcaggatgagagagcTGCAGGAGAAGAAAAAAATATTTCTTGGGCAGAAATATTTGTTTTAATATGTTTCAATATTTTTTGGGCAGAAATAAGAGCACTTAACTGTAGATGTTATCACATGTTGGAATGGACTTTCTATATGTACTGTTAACTTGCTAAGCCCTTAGTGCAGTTGAGTCTAAACGGTGAGGTTATCCATGGGTCAGATGAAGAAACATAATTTCAATTATGGTCGGATGTAGTCAGAGGTCATGTGTAAGCCTTTTGATTAATTTGTGGGATCATGGTGGTCATTATCCAATAATGTTTTAGTCGCTTAACAATCTTAAGGAGGTATCTGCTAcataaaatatttgtgtcatctctTCACCCCTTTCTGCCAAAGCATTGATTCTTTTTTGGTTGTCTGAACTTTGCCGTGTGTGGAAAACTAGGGCTTGACAGGGAGAGGGAGTTGTAGAAGGACTATGAACCTCAGGTAAGGCTTATTTCGGCTGGAAAGTATTCTGAGTGGGAGCCAGGAGGACTATAGTGGTGAATTGCTTGTTGCTCTGTGATGGGCTCTGAGTTGTTGCTCATATTCTCCAAGGGAAGTTTCTCTTTGTTTGtataaattattgaaaaaaaatagaTATCTACTGGGCATTTGATCTTGGTGGTGTTGTGTCTAAAACTTTAATGTCCAAACATTTTAGATGTTTTCTAAATTTCTTCAGATTTTACCTTTTGGTAGAATtatttaataaaacaattacaGATTTTGTCTCCAGATTTGTCAGTCAATTTTA
This genomic stretch from Cryptomeria japonica chromosome 8, Sugi_1.0, whole genome shotgun sequence harbors:
- the LOC131028884 gene encoding protein STABILIZED1, producing MRIFLRMPTGKTVALGLSGDLPTVATLKQAIEAEHGIPLCAQRLVYSTKSLWDSGSNLVDYGVRNDSTVTMVVPLSGGMQAPVQPRPRLEFLNTKPPANYVAGLGRGATGFTTRSDIGPARAAPDLPDRSATTIGGAAASQGAGRGRGKGSSGAEEDEEGDDEKGYDENQKFDEFEGNDVGLFASGEYDEDDKEADAVWESIDKRMDSRRKDRREARLKQEIEKYRASNPKITEQFADLKRKLYTLSSEEWDSIPEIGDYSLRNKKKRFESFVPVPDTLLEKARQEQEHVTALDPKSRAAGGTETPWSQTPVTDLTAVGQGRETVLSLKLDRLSDSVSGLTVVDPKGYLTDLKSMKITSDAEISDIKKARLLLKSVTQTNPKHPPGWIAAARLEEVAGKIQAARQLIQKGCEECPKNEDVWVEACRLASPDEAKAVIAQGVKANPTSVKLWMQAARLEQDDSKKSRVLRKGLEHIPDSVRLWKAVVELANEEDARILLHRAVECCPLHVELWLALARLETYDQARKVLNKAREKLSKEPSIWITAAKLEEAHGNTNMVGKIIERAIKNLQKEGVVIDREAWMKEAEAAERAGSVVTCQAIIRNTIAIGVEEEDRKRTWVADAEECKKRGSIETARAIYNHALSVFLAKKGVWLKAAQLEKSHGTRESLDALLRKAVTYCPRAEVLWLMGAKEKWLAGDVPAARAILQEAYAAIPNSEEIWLAAFKLEFENHEPERARMLLAKARERDCTERVWMKSAIVERELGKTAEERSLLEEGLKRYPSFFKLWLMLGQLEERLGNLEAAREVYDQGIKNCQGCVPLWLSAAKLEEIMGGLSKARAILTIARKKNNQNPDLWLAAIRSESRHGNKKESESLMAKALQACPTSGKLWAAAIEMAPRPQRKTKSMDAIKRCDHDPYVIAAVAKLFWHDRKVEKARNWFNRSVTLAPDNGDFWVQYYKFELQHGTEEEQQNVLKRCIAAEPKHGERWTSVSKAVENSHQPVESILKKVVVAIGKEEGVVGV